The following proteins are encoded in a genomic region of Triticum dicoccoides isolate Atlit2015 ecotype Zavitan chromosome 1B, WEW_v2.0, whole genome shotgun sequence:
- the LOC119305763 gene encoding uncharacterized protein LOC119305763: MAAGTAWAGCHLARLPHIPISVSIPVAGAGASSSRRRCGLAAAAGAAAAAATDGRVLGRRPVEDVYKVRVVRGAAAQERVEALRAMETWSTWRTGGRCRLAWDWQVDQLVYIVAGEVRVLPAGATTGEEYMHFVAGDLVRYPKWLEADLHFDGPYEERYRFLAYGDDN; encoded by the coding sequence atggcagCAGGAACGGCCTGGGCGGGATGCCATCTCGCCCGCCTCCCCCACATTCCCATCTCGGTCAGCATCCCCGTGGCCGGCGCTGGCgctagcagcagcaggaggaggtgCGGgttagcggcggcggcgggggcagcagcagcagcagcgacagaCGGGCGGGTGCTGGGCCGCCGGCCCGTGGAGGACGTGTACAAGGTGCGCGTGGTGCGCGGCGCGGCGGCGCAGGAGCGGGTGGAGGCTCTGCGGGCGATGGAGACGTGGTCGACGTGGCGCACGGGGGGCCGCTGCCGCCTGGCCTGGGACTGGCAGGTAGACCAGCTCGTgtacatcgtcgccggtgaggtccGCGTGCTCCCCGCCGGGGCCACCACCGGCGAGGAGTACATGCACTTCGTGGCCGGCGACCTGGTCCGGTACCCCAAGTGGCTGGAGGCGGACCTCCACTTCGACGGGCCCTACGAGGAGCGCTACCGCTTCCTCGCCTACGGCGACGACAACTGA
- the LOC119337895 gene encoding ADP-ribosylation factor-like, producing the protein MGQAFRKLFDAFFGNKEMRVVMLGLDAAGKTTILYKLHIGEVLSTVPTIGFNVEKVQYKNVVFTVWDVGGQEKLRPLWRHYFNNTDALIYVVDSLDRDRIGRARAEFQAIINDPFMLNSVLLVFANKQDMRGAMTPMEVCEGLGLYDLNNRIWHIQGTCALKGDGLYEGLDWLATTLDEMRATGRLASTSA; encoded by the exons ATGGGCCAGGCCTTTCGCAAGCTCTTCGATGCCTTCTTCGGCAACAAGGAGATGCGG GTGGTGATGCTTGGGTTGGATGCAGCCGGTAAAACCACCATACTCTACAAGCTACACATTGGCGAAGTACTCTCCACCGTCCCCACCATTG GTTTCAATGTTGAGAAGGTTCAGTACAAGAATGTAgtgttcactgtgtgggatgtgggCGGCCAGGAGAAATTGAGGCCCTTGTGGAGGCACTACTTCAACAACACGGATGCTCTG ATCTATGTGGTTGATTCCCTCGACAGGGATAGAATTGGAAGAGCCAGGGCTGAATTTCAG GCCATAATCAATGACCCATTTATGCTCAACAGTGTATTATTGGTGTTTGCTAACAAGCAAGACATG AGGGGAGCAATGACCCCGATGGAAGTATGCGAGGGTCTTGGTCTGTATGACCTGAACAACCGCATCTGGCACATCCAAGGCACATGTGCTCTTAAAGGCGATGGCCTGTACGAAGGCTTGGACTGGCTAGCGACGACTCTGGATGAAATGCGAGCTACAGGGCGGTTAGCTTCGACATCGGCGTAA